A window of Chloracidobacterium sp. N contains these coding sequences:
- a CDS encoding 50S ribosomal protein L11 methyltransferase, whose protein sequence is MYPDYAALTYHASLIADERRVQPFQSAIESVVRPGDVVADVGCGTGILTLLACRAGARHTYAIDEGPIIELARLIIEQNGYADRVTFINHLSTRARLPEPVDVIVSETIGNYGAEELILPTLRDACRRWLKPGGKLIPQALELYCAPITWPEAKPDLSVWREPVCGFDFSSALSFAVNQQYPRRLSPQHVLAEGRCYCRVDLTPAALDGDALPRIAGTACFRVAQPGVMHGIGGWFKAWLTEDITLTNSPLLESPTSWGHVCLPIAEPLPVAVGDEVEVTLRAVGGGGVLCWDVTWRSVGGESKTFRHSDFEGWLATPERLRPLSPTAAPGLGVEGKMQLFLLTKLDAGWTVEQVARGLRESFSSEFPTDEDALVYVKRQALKFAR, encoded by the coding sequence ATGTACCCTGATTATGCAGCCCTAACCTACCATGCTTCACTGATTGCTGATGAGCGTCGGGTGCAACCCTTTCAGTCTGCCATCGAGTCTGTCGTACGCCCCGGCGATGTCGTTGCCGACGTTGGCTGCGGAACAGGGATTCTGACGCTTCTGGCATGCCGGGCCGGCGCCCGGCACACCTATGCCATTGATGAAGGCCCCATCATTGAACTTGCCAGGCTGATTATTGAGCAGAATGGTTATGCTGACCGCGTGACATTCATCAATCACCTGTCCACCCGCGCCCGGCTGCCAGAGCCGGTGGATGTCATCGTCTCTGAGACGATAGGCAACTATGGCGCAGAGGAGCTTATTCTCCCGACGCTCCGGGATGCCTGTCGCCGCTGGCTGAAGCCAGGCGGAAAGCTCATTCCGCAGGCACTCGAACTGTACTGCGCACCGATCACCTGGCCGGAAGCCAAGCCAGATTTGTCCGTCTGGCGTGAGCCGGTGTGTGGTTTTGATTTTTCGTCTGCGTTGTCCTTTGCCGTCAACCAGCAGTATCCACGCCGGTTGAGTCCGCAGCACGTGCTGGCCGAAGGGCGCTGCTACTGCCGGGTTGACCTGACCCCCGCCGCGCTGGATGGTGATGCCCTGCCTAGAATAGCCGGGACAGCATGCTTTCGGGTGGCGCAGCCGGGGGTGATGCATGGCATCGGCGGGTGGTTCAAGGCGTGGCTTACGGAAGACATCACGCTGACGAACAGCCCCCTTCTTGAGTCTCCAACCAGTTGGGGACACGTGTGTTTACCGATTGCCGAGCCGCTGCCGGTGGCCGTTGGGGATGAAGTCGAAGTGACGCTCCGGGCGGTTGGCGGCGGCGGTGTGTTGTGCTGGGACGTGACCTGGCGCAGTGTTGGGGGGGAATCCAAAACGTTCCGCCATTCGGACTTCGAGGGCTGGCTGGCAACACCGGAACGCCTGCGTCCGCTGTCGCCCACGGCGGCGCCGGGGCTGGGAGTGGAAGGCAAAATGCAACTCTTTCTGCTGACAAAGCTCGACGCCGGCTGGACAGTTGAGCAGGTCGCCCGTGGGCTACGCGAAAGCTTTTCTTCCGAGTTTCCTACGGATGAGGATGCTCTGGTCTATGTGAAAAGGCAGGCACTGAAGTTCGCTCGTTGA
- a CDS encoding formylglycine-generating enzyme family protein gives MPNLPVTQVAAQERSTSVGGGKAGGGETTSSPGSGRGRSSSKGARPPAVPCPSGPLAPTVALPAEQLSTVTFESPRLDDKGNTVETVKGETQRFVENLGNQVTLELVAVPGGCFTMGNTVSDETESYDNERPPMRARVFGFYMGRTEVTQAQWREVASWPKVERDLPPSPSKYTGDDLPVDSITWDEAVEFCRRLTKRTGRPYRLPTEAEWEYACRAGAIGLFAYGAVLLPTLENYDGSLPYRGEPAAPPRKKPTPAGSLGVNPFGLADMHGNVREWCLDTYTSRLTGIQAQGAPVRNIRQEEWAQHRTIRGGSWASLPDGCRCSIREGLHREELLTTLGFRVVLSDRYGEGQPIELDNGESGRTSGSLRLNERTSVPAFSHRPEHPHP, from the coding sequence ATGCCAAACCTGCCTGTGACCCAGGTTGCTGCCCAGGAACGCAGCACGAGTGTGGGCGGGGGAAAAGCCGGTGGCGGTGAAACGACATCCTCACCTGGCAGCGGGCGTGGACGCAGCAGCAGCAAGGGGGCACGTCCACCGGCAGTTCCCTGCCCGTCCGGGCCGCTGGCGCCAACCGTGGCCCTTCCAGCCGAACAGCTTTCCACCGTCACCTTTGAATCTCCCAGACTGGACGACAAAGGCAACACCGTCGAGACCGTCAAAGGCGAAACGCAACGGTTTGTCGAAAACCTGGGCAACCAGGTGACGCTGGAATTGGTCGCCGTACCGGGCGGCTGTTTTACCATGGGCAACACGGTCTCCGATGAAACCGAAAGCTATGACAACGAGCGTCCGCCGATGCGCGCGCGGGTCTTCGGGTTCTACATGGGGCGGACCGAAGTCACCCAGGCGCAATGGCGGGAAGTCGCGTCCTGGCCCAAAGTCGAACGTGACCTACCGCCTTCCCCATCGAAGTACACCGGCGACGACCTCCCCGTGGACAGCATCACCTGGGATGAAGCCGTCGAGTTCTGCCGGCGGCTGACCAAAAGAACCGGCCGCCCCTACCGGCTGCCAACCGAAGCCGAATGGGAATATGCCTGCCGGGCCGGCGCCATCGGATTGTTTGCCTACGGTGCTGTCCTGCTGCCGACGCTTGAAAACTACGACGGGTCTCTGCCCTACCGGGGCGAGCCAGCCGCCCCGCCACGCAAGAAGCCAACGCCGGCCGGATCGCTGGGGGTCAATCCCTTCGGACTGGCCGATATGCACGGCAACGTACGGGAGTGGTGTCTGGACACCTATACTTCCCGCCTGACGGGAATTCAGGCGCAGGGCGCGCCGGTGCGCAACATCCGCCAGGAAGAATGGGCGCAACACCGCACCATCCGGGGCGGCTCGTGGGCCTCACTCCCGGATGGCTGCCGCTGCTCAATCCGCGAGGGGCTGCACCGTGAAGAACTGCTGACGACGCTTGGCTTTCGCGTTGTTCTCAGCGACCGCTACGGAGAAGGTCAACCGATCGAACTGGATAACGGAGAGTCTGGACGCACTTCCGGCTCCCTACGCCTCAACGAGCGAACTTCAGTGCCTGCCTTTTCACATAGACCAGAGCATCCTCATCCGTAG
- a CDS encoding PqqD family protein — MNRALIPKHVIVRSVADEAILLNLVTEHYYGLDSVAYSMLRQATSCPTLQDALAALLDEYEVEPERLQRDFDSLLEQLRQADLIEIVPPDPVSSDSPPAAAPIS, encoded by the coding sequence ATGAACCGTGCCCTGATTCCCAAGCATGTCATTGTGCGCTCTGTTGCGGATGAAGCCATCCTGCTCAATCTGGTCACAGAGCATTACTACGGCCTGGACAGTGTGGCTTACAGCATGCTGCGGCAAGCCACCAGTTGCCCGACGTTGCAAGACGCTTTGGCGGCTCTGCTGGACGAATATGAAGTCGAACCGGAACGGCTTCAGCGGGATTTCGACAGCCTGCTGGAGCAGCTTCGACAAGCTGATCTCATCGAGATTGTTCCGCCTGACCCGGTTTCTTCAGATTCGCCGCCAGCGGCAGCTCCAATCTCATGA